gatcccagggttctgggatcgagccccgcatcaggctcctccactgggagcctgcttcttcctctcccactccccctgcttgtgttccctctctcactggctgtctctctgtcaaataaataaaatcttaaaaaaaaaaaaatattcagagtgGAATTGAGGAAAGAGATATAAGACTTTTGTTTATTTACCCAGTTGGCTTTGATTGCCTGGAATGATTAACATATTCTGTGACCTCTTTCTTCATTGCTTGCGTATGTGTTACTGGTGCTATAATATGTATCTGATAAATAACACAAATAGTGATTTGTTGGACtgatctatttttcattttagtcactGTAATCTGGagtgccttttttttctcttgtttgtttttaattcaagttagttaacatatagggtatTATTGTCAGTTTCAGGGTAgggtttagtgattcatcagttgcatataatacccgtgctcattttttttctggtttttaagaaagtataaaaatgtgTCTTCATTATCATAACTTGTTATATTTTAACTAAGAGCAGTAATGAtggatatatatttgtttgttaaCAATATATGTCCTATACCAAGAATATGAATATTACTTTAATCTCTAAACAGAAACCAACCAAAACACTTACATCTGTTCCTTGCAAATCATTGAAGCCCTCCGATGAAATGATTGAGACCACCAATGACTTGGGGAAGACAGAccttttttgttctattaattGTTTCTCTGCTTACAATAAAGCTAAGATGGAATCTTCTACAGGTAATGTTTGTTTAGCAGTTTTCAGAGGTTTAGAAACTGTTGAAGAATATTACTGCTTTCCTTTAATTTACAACCTTGATTCATCTTGAAATTAAACTGACCTAAGAGTCAAAACAATGCAAAATTCATTGCAAGAAAATGTTCTCCAGGTGCGCCTGGCTGgtttagtcagtggagcatataactcttgatctcaggttcatgagttcaagccccatattgggcatggagcctacatttaaaaaaaaagttttccagtAGTTTTATATAAAAGGAAGACTACATCACAACCAGagacttaatatttatttgtaaagatcGCTGTGTTAGAATATAGTTTTGCACTTAGCTCTGCTTTGTAAAAACAAAGCTATTAGTTACATTTTTTACAGGAAATAGAACTAGTTGGAAGTACTTGGAAGTTCACTAATAGAAAAGCACAAGTAACCCAGAGTCAACTTTGTATTCCATCAAAGAGCCTCGTATAGGACCATTGGTCCAATTTACATAGATAATAAAGTAAATGATGCCCCTGGGGCTTGTACATCATGTAAACTGGCTTATTATAGAAATCTTTGCAATACTAGCTTAGACACCagtctagctccattcatgttgagGGTTATGAATCCTGAGAGAGTTAGAAATGATACCCCttaggggcacctgcctggctcagtctgtagagtgagtgactcttaatcttggggttagAGTTTGAgtctcatgttgggtgtagagattacttttaaaaaataaaatattttaaaaaatgatgaaagaaatgataCCCATTAGGAGATTCTAAAGgaatctcttttctgttcttcatGGGTAATTTCATGTAAAGATTTGCTTGAAATTTCAAGCAAACGGTGTAAAAGAACTGAGAAATTGTATGCAAAGGTAAAATAcgttaaaaaatggaaaatgtaaattatcagTTTAAGGTTATTAATGTGTTATCCTAAAGAACCTGGCTATCCCTAAGTCGTACTCCAATATCCTGCAATACCTAAagttattagatttttttttaaagattttatttattcacttatttgacagagagtgggtacaagcggggggagcagcagagggaaagggagaagcaggctccccactgtgcagggagcccaatgcgggggtcagtcccaggaccccaggatcatgacctgagctgaaggcacacgcttaacccactgagccacccaggcacaagCTATTAGATTTTTACATTGTTTGTTGAAACACTTGTTATTAAACAATGGTTTCTGATTGACTGATTTTGCCTGCTAATtgagaaatctttttatttttttcagtaaacgTTTCCATGGTACATGATGCCTCAACGGATCTCTTTTCTACAAAGAAAGATACAACTCCAGTTATAAGCAATATAGTGTCATTGGCAGATACTCATGTTTCCCTACCCATCATGAACTCTGATGTCTTACAAGGTAAAATTGATGTAAAGATACTTGACATATACACTGTTTTCCCATCCTTGATAAATCTGTCTTCTAAGGTTGTTTCTGTTGTCTGATACGGAATAAGCTATTGTAATTTATGATGCTATTTTATAGCATATAAGGTCTTGAATTGATAATACTCTTTTATTTTAGCAGATACAGTTTCTTCAGTAACAGCAAATGTCATTGTAGATGTAAGTTTTGTCCTTAATATTTTCgacactgtcttttcttttttaagcatattttgtgcatatatatatatgtgtccATGTATATATGAGCATATTCATTCCTGTTTTCATCCAAGAGCTCAAAAAAGTTGAGAAGGAAACATCTTTTGGTATTCATATTCAATTTCCCAAATCTAGGTTTGACttgaaattattaataagaatatttaaacagAAGTATTTATTAGTCATAGTTTTTCCTCTGGGTTCCTTATTACCTTTTTCAATATTCTAGGTCATGTgagcaataaaaattatttttattacaattacGTACCAAAAGATTCTTTGAACATTTAATGCTGAATCTAGATTGCatctttatattataaataattgttaATGTTTCCCCCTAGTGGATCTCATATTGCAACTCACCCATTCTTTTTATTGTGTTACTAGAATAGGTATGTttgatattttaatcatttaaaaactgttcaaacaaatgcttttctctttttctcccaaacATTTCTAAGAGTTTACCCAGTGAATCAAGTAGTGGTGTTGCTACTAGTAGTGTTGAACAGCCAAGCCTTTCACCATCTTCATCAATACCCAGTCAGCATACGGTTGACTCCAGTGTGGAAGTCCAAAAAGATCGAGTGTCAAGCCAAGATGCTACATACAATATGAAATCTACGAAAGTAAGTGATGGACTGTGTCACCCAAAATTTACATCCAGAGtacaaaaagttaaagataagtcacaaagcattaaaaaatctTGGTGTTCAAATTTCCAGCATTtgaaaaacagtattaaaaagGATGTGACATTCTGCTATTCATGCCAGTTGTTCTGCCAAAAAAATTTTAGTTGTGGAAGAGAATCATTTGCAGCCCAAGGAATTTCTAGTTGGAAAAAGACTCTAGAGAAATTCAGAAAGCACGAAAAAAGTGAAATGCATTTGAAGTCATTGCAGTTTTGGAGGGAATACCAGTTTTCTGATGAAGCCGTCAATGacaatttatctattcattcaaaacagattgaaggaaataaaaagtaccTAAAGcttataattgaaaatattttatttcttgggaaGCAGTGTTTACCATTAAGAGGAAATGACCAATCAatttcatctgtgaataaaggcaATTTTTTGGAACTGTTAGAAATCAGAGCAAAAGATAAAGGAGAAGAAGTATTTCGACTTACGAATTCACAAGTTGACTTCTATAATAGcacacaaattcaaaatgatattattgaaataataaagaCTGAAATGCTGCAAGATATTGTGAATGAAATCAATGTCTCTTCAGCTTTTTCAATAATATGTGATGAGACAACTGATAGTGCCACTAAAGAACAGCTTTCAATTTGTGTAAGATACCCGCAAAAAATGTCTAAGTCTATCTTAATTAAAGAAAGATTCTTGGGTTTCATAGATACTGAAGAGATGACTGGGACTAACTTACATAGGACTATCAAAACTTACCTGCAGCAAGTTGGAGTTGATCTGAATAAGATATGTGGCCAGTCCTATGATAGTACCACTAATTTGAGgggaaagtttaataaaattgCAACAGAATTCAAGAAAGAAGAGCCAAGAGCTTTGTACATACACTGTTATGCACATTTTTTGGATTTAGCAGTAATTAGGTTTTGTAAAGAAGTGAAAGAACTCCGAAGTGCTCTAAATTCTCTCGACTCTTTGTTCAGCACTATCCATATGTCTCGGGAAATGTctgcaaattttcaaaatatttgtaagctaagtcaaaacaaaacatgcaAGAAACATATATCACCATCATGTTGGACAGTCCATAATCATATTTTACTGTCTGTGATTGAGGGCCTTCCAGAGATTATTGAAACATTGGAAATTGTATCAAACCATTCTTCAAACACAAGTTTGGGTGATGAATTGAGTGATTTGTTAATATTGGTTTCCaaatttgaatttatcttttgtttgaaATTTCTTTATCGAGTATTAAGTGTTACAGGAATTCTTTCCAAAGAGCTTGAAAGTGAAACCATAgatattttttcattgtcttcaAAAATAGAAGCAATTTTGGAGTGTTTATCTTCTGAAAGGAATGATGCCTATTTCAAAACTATCTGGGATGGAGCAGAGGAAATATGTCAAAAAATAACCAGTAAAGGTTTTGAAGTTGAAAGACCttcttttcagaaaagaagaaaaattcagaaaacagtAGATCTTGGCAATTCAGATAGtatgttttttcctacttcaaCAGAAGAAcagtataaaattaatatttattaccaAGGATTGGatactatattaaataatttaaaattatgtttttcagaGTTTGATTATTGCAAAATGAGGCAAATTTCAGAACTATTATTTAAGTGGAATGAACCATTAAATGAAACAACAGCCAAACATGTCCAAGAATTTTATAAACTTGATGCAGACATCATCCCAGAACTTAGATTTTATCGGCAGTATGCAAAGCTCAATTTTGTCATAGATTATGATCGTATCAACTTCATCAATCTTGGCTGTTTGTTTATTCAGCATGGTCTTCACAATAATATTCCTTGCATATCAAAGTTATTATATATTGCTTTGTCTTGGCCAGTTACTTCAAGTGctgaaaattcattttctacaCTGCCCCGtcttaaaacatatttatgtCATACCATGGGACAAGAGAAGCTTAGCGGCCTAGCCCTAATGGCTGTTGAGCAGGAATTGGTAAATAAACTGATGGAACCTGAAAGACTCAATGGAATTGTGGAAAAGTTTATCCATCGGATGAAAGAAACATAACACTTGCTCCAATTTAcctaaaagaattttgtttttctgctgtaatatttgtttttatttcaatattttacctcctaaaaaaattttttttcatcagaacATGTAACATTCACTTGTTTCAAAATCaaaaaacagactgaaaagggaaaagtctccttcccttttttagtACCCAGTTCTCCCTCCCTGTAGTGTTATCTGTTTCTGTAATAGCCTCCTGAAGACGTTTTTCACAGATAGTACTCTGCAGTGCACACCGTTCTTCAGCTTGTCCACTTAGCATATTTTTGAGATTGTTTATATCAGTACATAAagagtttcttgattttttttacaactgcataaaatttcattgtatgaatgtaccataATATATTTGAGCAGTCCCCAACAATAAACATTTcgattctttccagttttttgctattgtaaataatcctgcatTTAATAACCTTGTACATAAGTCATATTGCACATGAGTGAGTTACTGTaagataaaattctaaatttgaattACTAGGTCAGaagatttatgcatttttattcttGATAGATACTGGCAAATTGCTTTCTATAAGGATCATGCCCATTTACAGTCCCACCACCCATGTGTGAGATTGCCTCTTTCCTTGAATCTTTATAAACAATGTTCTGAAACATTTTGATCTTTGCCAGTCTGGTATAAATCCCAGtggaattttgtattttcatgtaaGAATAAAGTTGGGTAGGGGCGCCtcggtgattcagtcagttaagcagctgccttcggctcaggtcatgatcccagggtcctgggatcagagtcccgcatcgggctccttgctcagcggggagcctcccttctccctctgcctgctgctccccctgcttgtgcgtgctctttctctctctctctgacaaatgaataaataaaatcttttaaaaaaaataaataatgttggtTATCTACTTGAGCTatttgtatttcctcttcctgtgAACTGTCACGTTTAAACATGACGGTGGTTTGGGTTGACACAAGTAGATGATACAATCTGAATTCTTAAGCTACTTTATGAAAATATGACTAAATAAcccaaaaagaaaagactttttcTATCATTATACTTTAGAAAGGTTCAGGTGATAAAGGAAAATCTGTCCCTCAGAGACTTGCAAGAAtttagggggagagggagagagaatctcaagcaaactccccactgagcagagagcccagtgcggggctcgatcccaggccctcGGATCTTGAGCTGAAGgtagtcgcttaaccgactgagccacccaggcacccttatacATGGATTTCTAGTCCATTATTTTAGCTGCTAAATATTACCCCGTTATATGAATATACATGTTCATCCTTTCTCTATTTAAATGGACATTTTCTACTCTTTGATTTTGCACTTGTATAATACTccattgaacatttttatatgtagtatGCATTTGcacattgaacaaatatttttgagcaagTACTATATACTAGACACTATTCTAGCTGCTGGAGACCCAGCAGAGAATAAAATAACGCCCTGACTCCAGTGAAACTTAGCTCTCTAATGTGGTGATCCAAGAAAGATATTAGAAGAGGTTGCTCACCAGTTCTTTATGTAGATAGATGATAATACAGAAAAGAATATAGGCTGCACTAGGATAAAAGATGAGACTTTGGAAGCTGTGGCCAGTAAAGGCCTCACCCAACCCCTTAGCCTTGACATATCAGTTGGGAAGGTCTGCTGTAGGGTGCTTACCTAGAAGTAGACTTGATGGTTAAAGGCTATGTTCATTTTCCACTTTAATTAAAACCTCggttgtatatttttttcttcccaccatTATCTGAGTGTCTGTTGGTTCAcacattcttaccaacatttggtattatcattttactctttttttttaattcattgatttctactttacctttaaagaaaagaaaatagaaggcagTTAGTCAACCACTAGTATTGAATGCTTCTtgtatgtattttcattcttttctattttgtaatgAAAATGCTTAGTGCTCTGAACTTTCCTCTGAATTCACCTTTGTCTACCgtgtgtttttctcattttcatcattttctagCTGTTTACAGTTTCCATATTGTCATGGAACCAGGAATTAATTTCAAAaggctggggtttttttttttcttttttaatattcaaatgttttgttttttactttttttttccctataaagtCAGTAACATAAATCCTAGACCtgaaaaagaaagctagagtaatTAAAACAGCTATCTTggttgaatacctactatgtaaCGTAGTACTTTGTTCAGTGCTTTACATACAATATTTCATCTAGATCTCTCAGCAACCTATTTTTTTACACaggaaacaaagacacagaggTTATGGATCACACCGTAAAAGGTGAGTGCAGGATTTGTAACCAGGCAGTGTTGACCCCAAAGCCCCCGCTCTCAATCACCGTGCTCTCCTAACTCTTACACAAACTTATCAGAAATAGTCCCAAATAAAAGATTAACTACCAGAAGtgcattaaagaaaagaaaatcacagaaatagCAGTATAGTTTTTTCATTTCCCCAAATCCACTGAAGCAGAAATCCATGCACAACATCTACAACAAATCTTGGTGACAGAGTATCCCCACGGTCCCAAAATAAGATTAGGTAGTGACAAACTCAAAAGCAATCCATGAAACCTGAATGGTATTGGCTGTTTAGAAAGGCATGAAAGAAAAGCAGTGGGACATCTGATACCTTTTGAGAATTAAGAGATCTCCCAAATCAACAGGTTTCCACTAGAAAGCATGGTGGGCTAATTTGGAAACAACAGCCCAGACAGAAGGTACCTACAGATGTCAGTTAGCTGGTGAATTTGAGGGGACTGCTAAGTTCTGAAGATGCTGGAGTAGTCTAGGTccttatgaactttttttttttggtccttatGAACTCTTGAAACTAACAAATATAAGCTTTATTCCCAAACAGCTCAATTAAGGAGAAACTGCTGGCTGTAGACACCAAATTGATCAGGACAGGGATAGTAGGGACAAAGGTAAAACAATGGAGAGGATCAGAAGAAGCAGGATCTGAATATGAGGTATGGAATTTCATGAGCCCTGAGGccagaaaagttatttttgtcCTTCCTACCTCCTAAAAGTACAGGAAAATGTATTTCACATAGAAGTGAACAACAGAATTgtagaacataataaaaaattgagaacagattggtgcctgggtgactcagttcatgatcctggagtcctgggattgagtcccacatcagactccctgctcagtgggaggtctgcttcaccctctaaccctcaccccacttgtgctgtctctcaaataaataaaatctttatttaaaaaaatagagctatcttTACAAAACATAACTGTTTTAAACTAAGCTGTAAGAATTGAAGAAAACTATGAAAGctataaatgaattagaaaagctCAGATAAGtggatggaaaattttaaaagatcagtgaCAATTCAGCAAAGGGTTAGaaattaaagggaagaaaaatcactttaaaactgaaaactcaggtgcctgggtggctcagtcggttaagtgtccaatttgattttggcttaggcctcaatctcagggttgtgagttcaggccctgcactgggctccacactggacatggagcctataagaaagagggaaggaggaagaaaggaaggaaggagagaaaaacaaaggcaaaaaaaaaggaaggaaagaaaagaggaaggaagaaaactaaaCTAGAAGGGACTCCAGAGTAAGACACAACTGATAATCCCTAAGAAAAAGAacggaaaggaagaaaatgttttccatcaAGAAACTTTAAAAGGATTCAAGAGAAAATGTTACCAAATATAGAAGACCTGATAGCCATATATGAGGAATCTTCAAAGAAGTGGAGGCAATGGAAAAGAATGTTCAAAACTATGCAGTAAGCCAAAGcaatagaaaagaacaaatactaaaaaCTACATGCCAGTTGCTTAGATTTTGTCTCAGCCCCACACCCACCGTTCTGTCTCTGCTTCGTGATGATGAAACTGGACCTCCATCCACAGCAGTTCTCCTCTCACTGGATCTTTGTTAGTCTCTACCAACAGAGGACACTAGAGGACAGCTGCAAGCGTGAGGGAGGAAGGGTTGGGTCCTCCCTGTGGGCTTCCTGGGCTTTCTGTCTGCTTGGGGTTGTGAACGTCATTCCAGCAATGCTACTTTATTCTGGAAGCACTGCCTCCTTCCCTAGCAGGAGCTCATTCCAGTCGCAATGTTCGCAACACTTACAGAACCACTTTCATCGTGAGACACTGGCAGCCCGTCTTCAGGGATCTGGATCTTAGGCCCAAGCTCAAACCAGCACGAGCAGCCTTCCTCAGATGTCTGACTTAGCTCCATGAGGTCCCTCTAAATTTTAACTCCTATCTCCTTTATTTCATTCTCTCATCCCTGAGAATTTAAGCAGCTACTTCCATGacattttggtgttttctttttattctttcagtaacCTACTTAACTCTATACTTAATTTGTTTTCAGATTCCCTCTGCTCAAATAACTAATATAGCTTCTCTGTCCTTACTGGATCCTGGCCAATATACTGTAATTCAAGGGAGCTTGCCTGAAATTAGAAAGACTTTATGTATTGGGgcccatgggtggctcagtcggtttagcatcagactcttggtttcagctcaggatcatgggatcaagccctgagttgggctctgtgctcagcagggagtcagcttgagattctctgtctccctctgctcctccccccactcatgtgctcactcgctctctttcaaataaatcttaaaaaaaaaaaaaaaggggggtgtctgggtggctcagccgttgagcatctgccttcagctccagtcatggtcccggggtcctgggatcaagccccgagtcggacTCCCtgccagtggggagcctgcttctcccattccccctgcttgtgttccctctctcactgtctttatcaaataaagaaaatctttttaaaaaaataaaatacaaatttaaaaaaaaagaaaaaagactgtgTATTGAAAAGATAAACTGTGACCCAGAATAGTCATGCCCAAAAATATTcttaatgtttaaagaaaaacaaattcctttGAGAATCCAGGCCAAAAAGCCAAAACACTTATAAAGGAAGGTAAATCtgattattttcatagtttttcatAGTGACGTTCTATGCCAAAAGACAATGAAGTAACAAATTTACTCAGAATTTTATATCCaatgaaatttactttttctttttttcttttatattttttagattttttaaaaagattttatttattagagaatgagagagagggaacatgagaggagggagagtcagaaggagaagcagatgccctgctgaggagggaggccgatgcaggactcaattcccggactccaggatcatgacctgaatttagagggagagggagagagaatctcaagcaaactccccactgagcagagagcccaatgcggggctcgatcccaggacccttggatcttGAGCTGAAGgtagtcacttaaccaactgaaccacccaggcgccctattttttagatttttaatttattagagagcacacaagcaaaggtagaagcaggctccccgatgagcaaggattCCCGGATGcagtactcaatcccaggaccctgggatcatgacctgagccaaaggcagatgcttaactgagccacccaggtaccccgcgAAATTGACTTTTGAGTATAAAAACCACAGGCGAACTATCATCAGTATGCAAACTCATGGAACCTTGTTTCCATGATCCCTGGACCTGAGGAATCTACTAGAAAGCGTGGTTCAGATAACTAGATTAATTGGAGGGGCATTAACATGAGGGGTGATAGTTTTACAAGTATCaagaaggaataataaaattagaatatgactcgtgttttttttttttttaagattttatttatttatttgacagacagccagcaagagagggaacacaagcagggggagtgggagaggaagaagcaggcttcccggcggaagagcctgacgtggggcccgatcccagaactccgggatcacgccctgagcctaaggccgacgcttaatgactgagccacccaggcgcccctagaatatgACTCTTTTGAATTAATGGATCTAGGCAATGCTCATCCATGGCTGCTACTGTCACTAAAGGAAGCCAGGACATCAGCACCAGCTGAGCAGTGAATCCCCTCCGAGTCTGAATTTCAATTCCACAGGAATCTTCCAGGCTTTTAAGGATTAATAATTTCAacctcttctcttcccccctaccccccagtGCTAGAGGTGGTAGAAGCTACCTGGAATTGCTGCTTCTGTAACACGTTAGTGCTCTCTTTGTGCCTTATTAGCTCTATAATTCAAATAACTTATATGGTTTCAGTCTCCTGGTTGATACAGAACCACCCATGAAATAAGCTTGCTAAAATAATTCAATCTTTAATTTCATCAAGACCCTAGATACTCCGGTTTCTTTTCAGATCAAATGAATCttttgctgtaaaaaaaaaaaaaagacactagatCTAACTGCGCATTTCTGGAAAgaccagggtgggggggaggtcagAGAAACGTAATAAACACCGTTGGGGAAGAGCCagcaagatggcggaggagtgggagacctaaatttcatctggtcccaggaattcagctagatggttatcaaaccattctgaacacctatggACTCAacaggagaatgaagaaaagaatagcagcagctctatgaacagaaaagcgaccactttctggaAGGTAGGACGTGCGGAGAAGTGAATCCGAAGCAATATggcgggtgtgggggggtggacgGAACTGCTGTCAGCTGGCAACCAGCAAGTGCTAGAGCCGCGGAGCAAAATCAGAACTTGTAGACGTCTGCTTCGGTGAGGGACATCGCTCCGATGTCTAAGTGGGGGGGTGGAACCCTCACTGGGACAGTGTGGACAGAACTCTCGGGGTCACTgtgggtgcctgagtgtggcagagctcCCGGGTACTGGAGCAGGGAAGCCGGGCTCAAAGAGTGACCTGAGGAGTGGGCTCTCAACTGGGGGTGGCCATAAACGGTGATCTGTGGCACAGTCAGGCACCGGCTCCTAgagcaggggcccaacaagcCTGAGATCCGGGgagactccccttcctcccccgggAGGAGCAGTGTGCCGCAGGAATCTGCTGagtttggagactccaaacagGGTCCTGTGCCAGAGATAGAAATGCTCCGTCACAGGCCAGGTGAGTGGAGAGTGcagacagagaccagggagacaggagtgatggACGGCTTTTCTCTGAGGGCGCACTGAGGAGGGGGCCCTGAGCTCTCAGCTCCACCAGAGCCAGAGTTTGGGAGGCCGCcatgttcattttcattctcattccctAAAACTGCGCAGAAAGCCCTCAGAGAACAAAAGCTACCAAGAGAAATTGAAGCAGAAgacttagcctggcccctggcaagggcgGTGCAATTCCACCTGCagcaaagacatttgagaatcactgcaacaggcccctcccccagaagatcagcagaacatccagccaagaccaagtttactgatcaatCAGAACTCCAGAACTCCAGTGCTAAAGAAAcacagcacatagaattcatggcttttttccCATGATTCCCTAgtctttcaaagttaattttttaaattttctttatttttttctttttgtttctttttttttttaatttttcttgcttcctttttcaaccaacttcttaccaattcccttttaaaatattttttaattttcatttttacagtcatattcTACCCCTTCATTgtttttaaccttattttttgtatatatttaagtttttctttctttaaaattttgggaggCAGTTTCTTCTAGCAGACCAAAATATACCCAAAATCTAGTGtgtggctctgttctattcaccagcctgatcatattctttttttttttcttttccccccagttttggctctcttctgatttgtttagtgtatatttttctgCAGTCGTTGTTacccttttagcattttgttctcttattcatctgttcttctctggacaaaatgacaaaacagaaaaacacacctcaaaaaaaaagaacaaaagtcagTACCAattgccagggacctaatcaacaTGGACATAAGtgagatgtcagaactagagtt
This window of the Ailuropoda melanoleuca isolate Jingjing chromosome 2, ASM200744v2, whole genome shotgun sequence genome carries:
- the ZMYM1 gene encoding zinc finger MYM-type protein 1 isoform X3, with amino-acid sequence MGLCVRIPPCEGTWIHSPGRNSLVWSWRIPLHQTKMKESPLDGKCDKVVAPQLGRLDEIKTEPDNAQEYCQAQQPKTQENELKINTTFSDSAPQLTAGIQLSLTSSGMNKMLPSVSTTAIQVSCSGCKKILQKGQTAYQRKGSTQLFCSTLCITEYMSSANSPALPKRTCSNCSKDILNLKDVISVQLEDNTSSKNFCSQSCLSSYEEKRKAFVTICTNSILTKCSMCQKTTVKPTKTLTSVPCKSLKPSDEMIETTNDLGKTDLFCSINCFSAYNKAKMESSTVNVSMVHDASTDLFSTKKDTTPVISNIVSLADTHVSLPIMNSDVLQDTVSSVTANVIVDSLPSESSSGVATSSVEQPSLSPSSSIPSQHTVDSSVEVQKDRVSSQDATYNMKSTKVSDGLCHPKFTSRVQKVKDKSQSIKKSWCSNFQHLKNSIKKDVTFCYSCQLFCQKNFSCGRESFAAQGISSWKKTLEKFRKHEKSEMHLKSLQFWREYQFSDEAVNDNLSIHSKQIEGNKKYLKLIIENILFLGKQCLPLRGNDQSISSVNKGNFLELLEIRAKDKGEEVFRLTNSQVDFYNSTQIQNDIIEIIKTEMLQDIVNEINVSSAFSIICDETTDSATKEQLSICVRYPQKMSKSILIKERFLGFIDTEEMTGTNLHRTIKTYLQQVGVDLNKICGQSYDSTTNLRGKFNKIATEFKKEEPRALYIHCYAHFLDLAVIRFCKEVKELRSALNSLDSLFSTIHMSREMSANFQNICKLSQNKTCKKHISPSCWTVHNHILLSVIEGLPEIIETLEIVSNHSSNTSLGDELSDLLILVSKFEFIFCLKFLYRVLSVTGILSKELESETIDIFSLSSKIEAILECLSSERNDAYFKTIWDGAEEICQKITSKGFEVERPSFQKRRKIQKTVDLGNSDSMFFPTSTEEQYKINIYYQGLDTILNNLKLCFSEFDYCKMRQISELLFKWNEPLNETTAKHVQEFYKLDADIIPELRFYRQYAKLNFVIDYDRINFINLGCLFIQHGLHNNIPCISKLLYIALSWPVTSSAENSFSTLPRLKTYLCHTMGQEKLSGLALMAVEQELVNKLMEPERLNGIVEKFIHRMKET
- the ZMYM1 gene encoding zinc finger MYM-type protein 1 isoform X4 codes for the protein MKESPLDGKCDKVVAPQLGRLDEIKTEPDNAQEYCQAQQPKTQENELKINTTFSDSAPQLTAGIQLSLTSSGMNKMLPSVSTTAIQVSCSGCKKILQKGQTAYQRKGSTQLFCSTLCITEYMSSANSPALPKRTCSNCSKDILNLKDVISVQLEDNTSSKNFCSQSCLSSYEEKRKAFVTICTNSILTKCSMCQKTTVKPTKTLTSVPCKSLKPSDEMIETTNDLGKTDLFCSINCFSAYNKAKMESSTVNVSMVHDASTDLFSTKKDTTPVISNIVSLADTHVSLPIMNSDVLQADTVSSVTANVIVDSLPSESSSGVATSSVEQPSLSPSSSIPSQHTVDSSVEVQKDRVSSQDATYNMKSTKVSDGLCHPKFTSRVQKVKDKSQSIKKSWCSNFQHLKNSIKKDVTFCYSCQLFCQKNFSCGRESFAAQGISSWKKTLEKFRKHEKSEMHLKSLQFWREYQFSDEAVNDNLSIHSKQIEGNKKYLKLIIENILFLGKQCLPLRGNDQSISSVNKGNFLELLEIRAKDKGEEVFRLTNSQVDFYNSTQIQNDIIEIIKTEMLQDIVNEINVSSAFSIICDETTDSATKEQLSICVRYPQKMSKSILIKERFLGFIDTEEMTGTNLHRTIKTYLQQVGVDLNKICGQSYDSTTNLRGKFNKIATEFKKEEPRALYIHCYAHFLDLAVIRFCKEVKELRSALNSLDSLFSTIHMSREMSANFQNICKLSQNKTCKKHISPSCWTVHNHILLSVIEGLPEIIETLEIVSNHSSNTSLGDELSDLLILVSKFEFIFCLKFLYRVLSVTGILSKELESETIDIFSLSSKIEAILECLSSERNDAYFKTIWDGAEEICQKITSKGFEVERPSFQKRRKIQKTVDLGNSDSMFFPTSTEEQYKINIYYQGLDTILNNLKLCFSEFDYCKMRQISELLFKWNEPLNETTAKHVQEFYKLDADIIPELRFYRQYAKLNFVIDYDRINFINLGCLFIQHGLHNNIPCISKLLYIALSWPVTSSAENSFSTLPRLKTYLCHTMGQEKLSGLALMAVEQELVNKLMEPERLNGIVEKFIHRMKET